GACCGTCCAATATTTTATACGTAAGACATGAACTAACATGAGACAAAATCTAATGTTATTTGGAAGGTAacctttaagggctatttgcaCGACTTCTAAAAATAGAGACGCCATAAATAGTGATGTAAAGAAGGACATTTGTGTAAATTGGCAAAGAGGTGCACCGTTAATTCACAGAGAAGAAGCTCCAAATATGACAAAAGGAAAATTGTCAACAAAGGAAGAAATTAGTATCTCCAAATCAACTTCGCTGAGGTATTTGTTTCTTTCAGTGTCTAGGTATTTTTTCTTTCAGTGTCTTGCGGGTAAAAGAACACACTGAAAGAAACAAATACCTTAGCGAAGTTGATTTAGGGATATTAATTTCTTCCTTTGTTGGGAATTTTCTTTTTGTGTCATATTTGGAACTTCTTCCATATGACTTAACAGCACACCTCTTGCCAATTTACACAAATGTCCTTCTTTACACCACTATTTACGGTGTCTCTATTTTTAGAAGTCGTGCAAATATAGACCTTAAAAGTTACCTTCCAAATAACATTAGATTTTGTCTCACGTTTGTTCATAAGTTTCCAAATCTTACTGTTAAAATATTAGACTTTCATTGAACGTTTGAATAACTTACAACAAATTTGGACCACAATCTAACATTTTCTCATGCTATTTTCAGTTTGCTCAAAAGGAATCTTTTGGCCAAGATATGACAAAGAATCATAAATtgcaagaaataaaaaaaaggtcaTTTATCAAACTGTTGTTCCTGCGAAATTTCTCCTTTTTGTCAGGATAATTTATTATTCTCATCCTAAAATCATGGCATTATAATGCTCTTCTTTTTTACAATAAAAAAAGGTTTTCTAATTTATAATACTCTAACTATCTAATATTTGCATCAATTAGACCCTTCAATTAATAATTGTGTTGCATAAATTGTGataatgaatgaatgaataaaagcaaaaaaaaaaaatcaataaaagaagaaacccTAGAAAACAAGACTGCGCATCCGATCATCGAGAGGCGCAGGTACACTCTTTCCTTTTATCCCACCTGATGTTTCAACTGATTTTTTTCAAGCAATCACAGCTCAATGATAGCACCTGATTACCAAGAAATTCCTTGCTCTCCTCCAATAACCCTTTTCTTTtgcaaatcaaaaaaaatttagtctCTTCAATAAATACTTAGCAATTGAGAAACCATTGATCGCTCCAAAGAAAGATGATACAAAAACTAAGAATGAGGGAAGATTAGCAGATAGTAATTCTGCTCCGGAACTAGAGaaacaaaataatcaaaagaagaaaaccATTGCAATTCCAAAGATAGAGGTTGATCTTTTCAATCAAATTCTTATTAGCAGTGGAGTTGATGCAACCCAAAAGTTTAGTCAGATCTCCAAAGGTATCTGTTTGTTTTGTGCAGCTGTTGTTGTGTCTGTGTGTGTGTTCAATACCCATAACTTAAGAGAGTCTTTCCTCTGACGAATAGAAGTAGAATGAACACAAAGCATACCTTCCGATACTGAAACGCCCATGGAGACATCGCTCCTCAAGCATAATATTTGCTATGCCAAAGATCTCTCTGGACACTTCATTTGAAATATAAAATGAAACCACAGAATGATTTCTTGAAACCATAgaataatttccaaaaatacTGATCTAATGAAATGCCTCGTTTTCAAATGGAAAAGAATGCTACCATCGATCACATTGCAAATGTCACGAGGATGTTTATCAATATTTCACTAGGAACCACTTTTCAATGTAGAATTTGACAAGGATTATCTATGTTAGTGTGAATTTTACGAATCTTATTGTCACCAGAAGTTGAGTCATAACCCAATCCCAAACAAGAATCTTCCTTCAGTGGAAGTTCTGGACCGGAAAGTACTATTGATTCTCTTGTGGAGGGGTTCCATAGCAAATGTATATTGCCTCCAACATCAATATTATAATTTACAAGGATAATAACCATGTCATCACAACAATGAATTGCGCATATATATGGTTTAAAGATTAAGGAAAATCAAGTTTCTGTACATTCTCAACTGGTTGAACCGATGATGATGGAAAGAAATACATGGAATATATATCATCTTTAGAGAAAAGTTgaggaaataagaaaaaattggAATTCTAGTCATTCTTGACATGATTGAGATGCTTCATCTTAAAGTAAGGCTTGGAGATCAACTTACCGAGGTAGAGATAGTGGCTTGGAGATCAACTTACCGAGGTAGAGATAGTGGTAGActgaagaagtattggggataGGTGGTTAGACAAGACATGTCGTAATTTCAGTTTGCAAAGGACATGACATTAAATAGAAGGGTATGGTTAATACGATTAGGGTAGCTGGTTTAGTAGGTAGCAATGCGTTGTCTTATTGTCCGTTCATATTAGTAGTCATAGTATTGCTCCTGGAATTTCTTTTCCTTCGAGTTTTCTAATTTATTATTTGTCAGTACatagaaacaacaacaacatacccggtGTAATCCCAAATGTGGGTCTAAGGAGAAGGGTGATGTGTACGCAACCTTGCCCTACCATGTGAAGGTAGATAGGATGTTTCCGATAGATCCTCggctcaagtaaagcataaaaaaatcaaatatttaaagCAAATACAACAGCGGAGAAGTCATGCTGAAAACAATGAAGAAGacaacaatagcaacaacaaataatacgAAAACCGAAGCAAAGAAAACATAGGTAATTCTAAAGTCAAAGAATATTGTAGTACGagagtaataataacaacacgGATAAGTAACTAGACGATGCTCGACTACCTACTAATTTTCTACCCTAATCCCCATCCTCCATATCTTCCTATCTAGTGTTGTATCCTCGGTAAGCTGCAAGTGTGCAAGTAGTTTGATGAAATCCTGAAATTTTCTAAATTTATCTTTTCTAAACTCTTGGTTGAAGTTGCTTGATATTTGAATACCTTAAAAAATTGTATGAACACATTTTCTTTTCTATCTAGCCCATGGTTACCCCTACCTCAGACTATAGTGTTAAGGAATATTGGAATGCACTTTCTTTATTATACATGATCCCAGGCTTTTTCACACCTAGAAAATAGAATCTAATTCCAACCAATAACAATTAAACTCATCGTAAGTAACACCTTAAACTCACCTGATCAATAATTCCACTGATTCTTTTCGATAAACGTGGTGCCAGCTTGGGTGCACACTAATTCCACAGTATACCTGTCACATCCCAGGGGAATCCAAGTCCAACAAAAACTCAACAGTAAGTAAGAAATCAGAACTCACCCGATCAATATCCATCTGGTCTGTATCCCCCAAATTTGATTGAAAAGCTTTGCCTTTTTTGTGAAAATATTTCTTCTTCTGTTGAGCTCTCTGCTTCAATTTGAATTCTAGGGTTCTTTATATTGCAGAGTGATTGTGCTGTTCCGGAATGAGAGATGGGCCGGTTCGGGTTCAAAAATATAGAATTTCAAATAGGGAAACGTGTAAACggctaattattattttttcctatcattttttaatttacagAAATCTCTTAAAAATATGTTAATCCAGATACATTAATTCGATAATTcagatatattattttatgaattaatgtatccggattactgaattaatgtattctagaaagaaggaatttttaaaattttttaaaatgaatggaaataatgaaaaatatgcTAAATAAATGAGTGTAATtaggtattttttttctttcaaataaagCTATTGAGTTTAGCTAGTCGGgcgtaaactttacctaaatcccatagtgaaaaagctcaattacaatgtatccctcatttttcttaaattacccgatttccctttttttttcaaatttctgatacattactcaccttcctgatacatcagtttttgggtgtaaaataattaatgcttgtgagttatttatggatagtaacgtaatttaagttatgattgattgtttcaatcaattaaagtgCTAAATAAGGTAAAGAATCCTTTTAAGAACAAAATAGTTATGAAGATCaaggaaaattctaaaaacagagcatcagtgcgaaaaaaaaattcaatcagaatcatgagatgtatcagaatctgatacataaacatgatgtatcagaatcattatattttgatacatgagaattttaatacataaacaagatgtatcagacaCATTAAAGGTTGATACGTGAGGTGTTGATACATagacaagatgtatcagaaacattaaatattgatacatgataatctGATATATAATCAAGATGAATCAAATTCATTAAAGCTGAtaaatgagattctgatacataaataagatgtatcagaatcactaaatcttgatacatgagatgctgatacatatacaatatcagaagaattcaagtttgataaattagaatctgatacattaacagtatgtatcagaaacaatcaagtttgataaattagaatatgatacattaacagtatgtatcagaagcagtcaagttttatacattagaatatgatacattaacaatatgtatcagaagcagtcaagttttatacattagaatatgatacattaatagtatgtatcagaatcaagaagcagtcaagtttgatgcttgataatatgatatataaactttcatcttatattagAGTTTCATAcatgagaaaaacttaaaagtctgGTAATTGTACATTCTTctaatacaaaattcaaaaaaaaactactcgacgtccatcggttctccttgactagaagatatgaaatctctcTTAGATTTTTAGGATCTTCGGtatcgctaacataaccatccttgGCCTTTCGACAACCAAAATTCCACAATAGTGTGGCATATCTTGAACGGAAGAATTCGGCATGTAGTCCAgtatttggaatagaaattccatcctaaataactttataccttcttcacctattgatgattcaaaatcatcaagaaaattagccccatatgccgttccgaatctcaatgggtgggacgggatcttcttgatgacgtatttcatttCCTGCATTGgcatgaaaatggttaaatacaacttgaactttatacataaatacgatgtatcatatgcattaaaatatctaaaccatgagatgagattctgatacatacagaagatgtatcagaaacagttatatattatattctgatacataaatgtagaagtatcagaatcattaaaacttgaaacatcaaaaaatgacacttacacataatgtatcagaaatggtaaatctccaaaaaattgcatttgaaaaaatattatgtatctgatacataaatatatatgtatcagaatcattaaaacttgaaataacaaatactgagacttaaagatgatgtatcagaaatagtaattctcaaaaaattgcatttgaaacagacattatgtatctgatacataaatgtagatgtatcagaatcattaaacttgaaataacagaaattgagacttaaacataatgtatcagaaatagtaaatttcaaataattgcatttgaaaaagacattatgtatctgatacataaatgatatgtatcagcttcattaaaacttgaaacaacataaaataacacttaaacatgatgtatcagaaatagtaaatctccaaaaaattatatttgaaaaagacattatgtatctgatacataaatgtatatgtatcagaatcattaaaaattaaaacaacagaaactgacacttaaacatgatgtatcagaaatagaaaatctccaaaaaaattccttttaaaaagacattatgtgtctgatacataaatgatatgtatcagaatcattaaaaccttcacaaaattttcattctaaaacaaaaatttaattgaacacatacctttgggagattagggcatgttgtaaccccttcaatcttgttgtctatttctttgggtgcatgtttaactgtagctttcgacttcaatttctcacgtagcttattcatcactgctggatcgttacgatgtttggatctaacttcgtcgtaaccttcccaagacgaatcaaaaccaggagaaacaagaattcgttgatttttattggactttttgagaccatgaacggattccatatgtatcattgaaggtatgagaaacaaaaatagaaagatttacagaagaaagcaaatgataaaaatttagaagatttttcaaagattttcagaagaaatcaaaatatacaaattttaggagaaatcagattgaatgagaATGAAGTAAAATTCCATATAAGGGAAGATTGAAATATACCTTATTTGGAACCTTGAGATTGATTAACAGTTGAAGAATAACAAATTAACTAGAGCAAATTAGGGCAAGGATGAAGGAAGAGGCGGATGTATCAGTgaggtatagagagagaaaggaaaaagagggaatttggaaattttttgatgtatatgggaataaaagtaaatatattaggggaatatgtgtaaaagggtaatttacCCTTAAAAATATACTCTTAAAATACTTGGTCCGGCCCGATCAGTCAACCACCCTAACGAGCAAAAACCCTAagcatctccaaaaattatggaGAGTACACAAGAGAAAACAACAGCAAGTCTAATGAGGTAAACTTTAACCTGTTACTtacaattcattttcttttcttttttttcaaattttctaaTTGTTTGTATTCTCAGATTGCATTTTCTTTTCTATCCAGACCATGACAACTTGCAAGACGAAATACTTATGGACATCCTCAACAAGTTACCTGTGCGATTTTTTCTTAGATTATCTCAATCATGACAAAAATTCTCACAAACTTCTTATTAGCGAGTTATACCCAACTGGTCCAACTCCCATGCATGTATTGTTGTCCTTTATCGTCGGTTCAATTGGTTGAGGATGTACAAAAACTTGATTATCCACATTCTTGGTGAACGTGACATATTTGACAAACTTGTGTTATGGTACCTCTCCACAAGAGAatcaatactacttccaaaatttCCACCGGAGAAATGCATTAGTCATATGGGATTCGGTTAGGACTCAACTAGTGGCGATTATAAGATCCTTAAAATTGACAGTTTTGTAGGTGGTCCCAGGGCATCTGGTCAAATTCTCGCGTTGAAAGGTTGCCCCTCTAGAAATATTGATAAACATCCTCTTGCCGTTCGGAATTTGTTGAGTGGTATGTTTTCTTTGGCAGATGTGGTAGATGAGACGTTTCATTGGGCCATTGCTATTAGAGAATATACTGACGATAAAAAAGAACATATTTTGGTTTCATTTAGTATTTCAAATGAAGTGTATGGGGAGATACCGTTGCCAGAGCAAGTATTGCACTTAACACGTTTTATCAGTTACAGCGTTGAAGATCCTTGCATAAGTTATATGGCCATATCAAGGGAAAGGGAACACATTTTGGATGTGCAATGGACCATTTGGATTATGACCTCGATGTGATACCCTCCAGGCTGGAATCGCGTTTACAAAAAGCTTAATCTCTTCCAAACCACTTATTTAGTGTTTGTTTATGTATGATTGAGAcactttttatcattttttggtTACCATGTTACAACCTCATAATACTCTTATTTGTACCATTTTTACTATCTCATATTGAAGTGAATTACCCAACAATGATTGTCAATGCACTTTATTGACTCTTTGTCGTGAAAGAGCAATTTATTTAGTTGTTgaaaagaagagataaaaaaaaaaattatcatgtatttagatgctcgattgaataaaaataaaaatctcttgACATATTTGAAATAATGTCAATTTATGTAACACAATTAttaattgaagaatttaatggatTAACGCGACATTAGATAGTTAGAATATTATGATGCAATAATTTTAGGATACGAGTATTAAATTGTCATGACATTAGGCCTCGAAGTAAAAGTGAGGTCGTGAGTTTTCAATAACTCTCCCGCCATGTCTAGAGAAGAAATTGGACTATGCATAATGCATCCATGTGATTTTATTGGTGACAAAACCCCCCATATATTGCGCTTCCTTTCTTCCCAAATGTAAAACTATATGCATCTCTTTTGTACACATTAGATAAATGCACATATAGTTGTCTATCTCAATACACTTTTTAAAACTCTCTCTTCAAGGCCAAAAGGCTCCAAGAAAATAGTCATTTCTAACATGATTATTGAACAAGAAaatgaagtttttttttatataaaaaaataacattctATATAATTAACATTCATCTATGCATACCACTCTCATCCAATGACTTGAAGACAAATTAATTAACATTCTAAAGAatgttggtttggttttgtATTTTTTCAATAGGAGAATGTTGGGGtagatattttttgtttttaaaaaaaaaaaagttgtatCATAGTTCAATCAAAGAATCATGACCCTTTAAGATTATTCCCACTTCTATATGATTGTCCTTTTATGGTTTCTTTCCCTCTCTTTCTCCAATCCAAACACTACCTTCCAAATTAACAACTACTAAAAAAAGTTTCATAAAGAGAATATAAATACTTCTACAATTCTTTTTTTCATATGGGGCGGAATATTTGACTAGACAcgaaataaaaaattgaagaagaatttttgtatataaattgcATTGTCAAAGGCTAGGAGTCTTGAAACAACGATGAAATTGTCTTCGTATGACCTATATATCTCAAGTTTAAACTATGAAATCAATTATTCATGCTTGTGTCATGGTGCACCGCTTACATTAAACCCCTTGGGGTGTAACTCTCTATGAATTAGAATGTTTCGTGTACCAATCATCTATCTAGTTTAGAACAAAATTTCAACATACATGATATATTAAGTTAAAGTTGGGTTTgttggggtggggtggggtggggttaAGGAGTAGGGGGGATAAAGGTTTGATCATGAGCACCCAAATTAAAGGGTACTAAAAGAGGGCACCATCTTCTCTTAAAGATAAAAGAGGGGCCTTTTAAGGGGACAATGTAGACAGGACATCAACACAACCTATTAATATTCCTCCAAACACACAATTCCATGTGCTACTTTCTATCTGTGTTTTGGACTTTTCTTCTTACTCTTTTCCTCTTTGGCTCCCACTTTGGCctctcataaaaaaaaattaaaactattacTCCTTAGATTGGATTcacatctttttccttttggaCTTTATGCTTTCTTTGAAGattcttctttttaatttcttcatttaaatCATATACTAGACTCTAAAACAACTAgtaaaatgaccaaaatatccctaccCACACTTTCCAAATAAATACCCATGCACTAGCTTAAAATGTACTCATCCCCACGTACAAAATATTTCCCATCTTTCCTTATTAGTTTCTAAAGCAcaagaatattattttttttaaaatggccATTTGTTCCTCTATTGCTTTGTTGCAAGAAAGGTTTAAACAATTGGAAAGAGTAAAAGAAATGAGGCAAGAGAAAGAGCTCTTGAAAATGCTATCACATAGTTATGATCAATATCATCAACCTTCTATTACTATGCAAATGCATAATATTGATCACGATCATCATCACTATTACCAGCCACTAAATAATAACAAGTTAGTTTTTCCACAAAATCCCGAGTCATCTTCCCAACTTTCTCTCTCCCTTTGGCCAGAAATTCATTCGCGATCTTTGGATAAATCGCGGATTTCTAATACTACTAACTCGACAAAGATCAAATTTGATGATTCACATTCAGATGTTGATACTTCTCTTCATCTttgaatccaaaaaaaatatagggGGCGGTGGGGGAGAGAGAATTTTGTATATGGCAATGGATAAAGTGTGCGATTATTTTATCTGAAAGCTTAATTAAGTTGTTAGAAATGAAgcgtttttaattattttctaatattaTAGCTTCAACGCGCTTATCTAGCACCCCACTAGTCCTCCAACATTTAAAGGGGGGAATTGTATGCTTTTAATATCTTGGAGTAATTGTCAAGTGTTATTTCTCTTAGGAGTATGTATGTTTATTATGAATGGACTCTTAAATAATCATGCATGTTTATATGCGATAAAGTTTTTTTATCATAGCAAATTAACCTAATAATGATCTTATAGCTAATTATGGGATCGATTATCAAATGCTTAAAAATGAACAACTTCACTCTCCTCTTGTGGGCTTGATTACAACAAGATATCTAATATGATCTCATTCGTACGTAGGTTCTGAAGAAGGGTGAGACGTACATAAACTTTACTCCAACCTAATTGATGGGTGGAGATGTTATTTCTGATTGCGACTCGGCTCAAAAAAAGTATTACATTCAAAGTTATGTTTGGAAAAAACAAGAGAAACTCTATGCTTAACGGATGCAAGATCGATTAAGTTGCAATTAAAATTAGGGAAATTTATATAGagctatattaagaaaatatttaccatctatagcaataacatttttttcactaaacacttataatatagttttaatacatattacagagaataatttataaaaacatatgatataaattttattcatggataatacatttattacacactttaatacacttataatataattcGGTTCCACCTCGTTATGTGTTGCTatagatgataataaataaaaaaatatcgctaaaatcagtaattatttattaaaagtaCTCACCCAAATAATCTTTTCTTAAAATTAAGTATAAtcaaattttctcttttttttaacttaCATAAATCACATAGCGTAAAGGActaattatcattttttctaCCCCTTTTCAATTTACAGAAATCACTAAAAACATGAtaattcggatacattaatttagTAATCTGGATACATTAATTAGGATTTTATGTATCAGCAGGTAACATTTAAACCATGATACATTGAACatagagataatttatgaatcagaattaatgtatccggattactgaattaatatatcagaattactgaattaatgtatccagatggaaagaagggatctttaaaaaaatttgaaatggaTGGGAGTaatagaaaatatgataaataaaggaGTGtgattaggtaatttttccttcttttttttttctaactaACCATAAGATCCTTAGCTTATTGGGCCCGGCCCAATGTAGCGTCACGGTAATGTGTACTGGCCCAGAACGGCTTAGCCCAATATTCTATGCTTGTTTGGGCCATCTAAATTTGAAGGTTTTTTACCAAGAAAACTTTTGATATTCTATTTCTTTCCTtcctttttcaaaattttatttataataatctTATTTGGTTTCTGTTTTTGCTATGGAGATTTAACGTGCAAGAGCTTAAATTAGTTTTTTGGGTCCGTTGTAGATATCGGATACCAAATAACTGCACCAAAAATTGACCTCTAATGTAACATGAATCTCGATCAGTCAAGTCACAGACaacaaaaaacataaattctTTGAAAGTATGAATATAGCTCATAAAGCGATTAAccaatgatataaatattttatctaaacatagtttaaaatatttcataaggAAGTGTAATTTGAGAATATTACTATTTAAAGATCTTCCCACTTAGAAGTTCATAGTCTTCTACACGTTTAAATAGTAAAATAGACTATTAAGGTGTCACACTAATATAgaattaaaatatgaatataataaattttaaaaa
This Solanum dulcamara chromosome 1, daSolDulc1.2, whole genome shotgun sequence DNA region includes the following protein-coding sequences:
- the LOC129885680 gene encoding uncharacterized protein LOC129885680; amino-acid sequence: MIHMESVHGLKKSNKNQRILVSPGFDSSWEGYDEVRSKHRNDPAVMNKLREKLKSKATVKHAPKEIDNKIEGVTTCPNLPKEMKYVIKKIPSHPLRFGTAYGANFLDDFESSIGEEGIKLFRMEFLFQILDYMPNSSVQDMPHYCGILVVERPRMVMLAIPKILKI